Proteins from a genomic interval of Coccinella septempunctata chromosome 2, icCocSept1.1, whole genome shotgun sequence:
- the LOC123307298 gene encoding 39S ribosomal protein L11, mitochondrial: MSKAASRLKNMKKSVEKIKHGHIRTNIPAGLASAGPPLGPVLGQRGINIAAFCKDFNEKTKDIKEGIPLPTKVFVNPDRSYELIIHKPPVVYYLKQAAGIQKAALKGGDEIAGMVTLKHVYEIAKIKQEDPPLQIKPLQQICEMICGTARSCGIKVVKSLDAKEYSEFLEKRKQFVEEVQKELQEKKEVKMLRTG; the protein is encoded by the exons ATGTCCAAAGCGGCTTCtagattgaaaaatatgaaaaaatcagttgaaaaaattaagCACGGACATATAAGAACGAATATTCCAGCCGGATTAGCATCTGCTGGTCCACCTTTGGGTCCAGTACTTGGGCAG AGAGGAATCAATATTGCTGCGTTTTGTAAAGATTTTAATGAGAAAACGAAAGATATCAAAGAAGGAATACCATTACCAACGAAAGTTTTTGTTAACCCTGATCGTAGCTATGAACTTATTATTCACAAACCTCCTGTAgtttattatttgaaacaaGCTGCTGGAATTCAGAAAGCCGCACTAAAAG GGGGAGATGAAATAGCTGGTATGGTTACATTGAAACATGTTTACGAGATAGCTAAAATAAAACAGGAGGATCCACCTCTACAGATTAAGCCTCTTCAACAAATTTGTGAAATGATATGTGGAACAGCTAGGTCATGTGGAATTAAAGTTGTTAAAAGTTTAGATGCCAAAGAATATAGTGAATTTTTAGAGAAAAGGAAACAGTTTGTGGAGGAAGTTCAAAAAGAACTCCAAGAAAAGAAAGAAGTTAAAATGTTGAGAACAGGATAA
- the LOC123307296 gene encoding ribosomal RNA processing protein 36 homolog codes for MDPKNSENESTSEGEHPLDLEVSPEMESEDNKRSKIRKQLSNMSFEDIQKLKEKIGAKVYNQVVLGIKTNKPKTDFKRTNKNRPREMSSKIRVRAQLPSVRTKKNVPRDPRFDSMCGDYDGKEFRENYKFINDMRKNEKKELEKELAITSDPERKTQIKFLIQRIGNQIREAEKTEKLELQKLEESREIREKLQKGEKPIFKRKSEKRVGELLNKYEELKKSNKLQKHIEKRRKKQC; via the exons ATGGATCCTAAAAACTCAGAAAACGAATCGACTTCCGAAGGTGAACATCCACTTGACCTTGAAGTCTCGCCAGAAATGGAATCTGAAGATAACAAAAGG TCCAAAATCAGGAAACAACTATCCAATATGTCTTTCGAAGATATACAGAAGTTGAAGGAAAAAATTGGAGCAAAGGTGTATAATCAAGTGGTCTTAGGAATAAAAACTAATAAACCAAAAACTGACTTCAAGAGAACAAACAAAAACCGGCCGAGAGAAATGAGTTCTAAAATTCGAGTTAGGGCACAGCTTCCTTCCGTAAGAACTAAGAAAAATGTACCACGTGATCCACGATTCGACTCAATGTGTGGTGATTATGATGGCAAAGAATTCAGagaaaattataaatttattaatgatatgaggaaaaatgagaaaaaagaatTGGAGAAGGAATTGGCTATAACTTCTGATCCTGAAAGGAAAACACAGatcaaatttttaattcaaaGGATAGGTAACCAAATAAGAGAAGCAGAAAAGACAGAAAAACTAGAACTACAAAAATTAGAAGAGAGTAGGGAAATCAGGGAAAAACTTCAGAAAGGTGAAAAACCAATATTCAAAAGGAAAT CTGAAAAGAGGGTGGGTGAACTTCTGAATaaatatgaagaattgaaaaagtCGAATAAACTTCAGAAACATATTGAAAAAAGACGGAAGAAGCAATGTTAA